The DNA region GTCGTCGCCTATCGGCGTGACCTCGGCCAATATCGGGTGGCCGTCGGCGAGGAGCCGCAACCTGGCGACATTGAGAGGTTCGTTGAGGATCTAACCGACCTGGGGTTGGCAACCGCAACCATCGCCAGGAAGATTGCGGCAGTCAGGGGACTGCACCGATTCCTGGTGGCCGAGGGCCTGCGAGTAGACGACCCGTCGGTGCTCATCGAAACGCCACCACAGCCGGACTCGTTGCCGAAAGCCCTCGATGTCGATGAAATGGTTCGTCTGCTGGAAGCGGCTTCAAGGGTCGGTCCGACGGGTACCCGCGACCGGGCGCTCGTCGAGTTCATGTACGGATGTGGAGCACGGGTGAGCGAGGCCGTGGCACTGGACACTCATAACCTCGACCTTATCGATCGGACCGCGCTCATCACGGGTAAAGGCAACAAGCAGCGGATGGTCCCTTTAGGATCGTTTGCTGTCGAGGCTCTTACCCAGTGGCTTGATGACCGGATCGGCTGGGTG from Acidimicrobiia bacterium includes:
- a CDS encoding tyrosine recombinase XerC yields the protein MVLEKAIEDYLSFLLIERGLASNTVVAYRRDLGQYRVAVGEEPQPGDIERFVEDLTDLGLATATIARKIAAVRGLHRFLVAEGLRVDDPSVLIETPPQPDSLPKALDVDEMVRLLEAASRVGPTGTRDRALVEFMYGCGARVSEAVALDTHNLDLIDRTALITGKGNKQRMVPLGSFAVEALTQWLDDRIGWVGPEQPAVFVNRRGGRLTRQSIFTIVRTAGEVAGLEGHVSPHSLRHSAATHMVEGGADLRSIQEMLGHVSISTTQIYTRVSPQHLREIYIEAHPRSR